From the Thermanaerothrix sp. genome, one window contains:
- the csaB gene encoding polysaccharide pyruvyl transferase CsaB yields the protein MAEERELQVVLCGYYGFGNLGDELLARGLVELLEGCGIPRSRIGVLSAAPAVTAAELSVKAEDRWSPRKVFGFLRSAKTLLLGGGGLFQDVTSIKSPIYYSGVVWLAKRAGAVPWAFGQSLGPLRSALGRTLAAKALGACKVRVFRDRRSVAMAQSIGLGAAALAPDPVMALRPSLIRSKEELLLVNLRPSKTFNLPGLARSIMRLAHRTGLSPAGFAMAEEDLIPLRDLEALGVRWSQVRLLRNLKDFEEMASCAGGSVSMRLHGVVLSALSGLPCAALPYDPKVESFADAFGIPKHTGEGEIILGEGLTSEVLNESARALREAMEAALSKLGLVGGGGAC from the coding sequence ATGGCAGAGGAAAGGGAGCTCCAGGTGGTGCTGTGCGGCTACTACGGCTTTGGCAACCTTGGGGACGAGCTTTTGGCTAGGGGTTTGGTGGAGCTTCTGGAGGGGTGTGGCATACCCAGGTCCCGCATAGGCGTTCTGTCCGCCGCCCCGGCCGTTACCGCCGCGGAGCTGTCGGTTAAGGCGGAGGACCGTTGGAGCCCACGGAAGGTCTTCGGCTTTCTAAGGTCCGCCAAGACCCTGCTTTTGGGCGGAGGCGGCCTTTTCCAGGACGTGACCAGCATCAAGAGCCCCATTTATTACTCCGGCGTGGTTTGGCTTGCCAAAAGGGCGGGAGCGGTTCCTTGGGCCTTTGGCCAGTCCTTGGGGCCCCTTCGCAGCGCACTTGGAAGGACCCTCGCGGCAAAGGCCCTTGGGGCTTGCAAGGTCAGGGTCTTCAGGGACCGACGATCCGTGGCGATGGCCCAGTCCATAGGTCTAGGGGCCGCAGCCCTGGCGCCGGATCCGGTGATGGCTTTAAGGCCCTCGTTGATCCGGTCCAAGGAGGAGCTCCTCTTGGTCAACCTAAGGCCCTCTAAGACCTTCAACCTACCTGGCCTGGCCAGGTCCATAATGAGGCTGGCCCATAGGACCGGCCTTTCCCCCGCGGGTTTTGCCATGGCGGAGGAGGACCTTATACCCTTAAGGGATCTTGAGGCCCTGGGGGTAAGGTGGTCCCAGGTTAGGCTCTTAAGAAACCTGAAGGACTTCGAGGAGATGGCCTCCTGCGCTGGAGGGTCGGTGTCCATGCGGCTTCACGGGGTCGTGTTGTCCGCCCTTTCTGGGTTGCCCTGCGCGGCTTTGCCCTACGACCCGAAGGTGGAGTCCTTTGCGGACGCCTTTGGAATTCCTAAGCATACCGGCGAGGGTGAGATAATCCTTGGTGAGGGTTTAACATCCGAAGTGCTTAATGAATCGGCCCGGGCTTTGAGGGAGGCCATGGAGGCTGCGCTCTCCAAGCTGGGTCTTGTGGGCGGTGGTGGGGCGTGCTAA